A genomic region of Azoarcus sp. KH32C contains the following coding sequences:
- a CDS encoding SCP2 domain-containing protein gives MTLSARGFVATINHLLVPATWARERLMPHAGRCAQLRAEPVDIRFSVTSEGYLGETAPDDVPAVTLSIPLSAVPGLVGGDHDKAMNALRIEGSADFADALGFVFRHLRWDAEEDLSRIFGDIVAHRLVAGAQSVRQVQQRALNGLTENVAEYLSQEQQFLATRNTLEPHAEALQALRDDVARLEKRIERLARPPRR, from the coding sequence ATGACCCTCAGCGCACGCGGCTTCGTCGCCACGATCAACCACCTGCTGGTTCCAGCCACCTGGGCGCGCGAACGGCTGATGCCCCACGCCGGGCGTTGCGCCCAATTGCGTGCCGAGCCGGTCGATATCCGCTTTTCGGTGACCTCCGAAGGTTATCTCGGCGAAACGGCCCCCGACGACGTCCCGGCCGTCACGCTGTCGATCCCGTTGTCGGCCGTGCCCGGCCTCGTCGGCGGCGACCACGACAAGGCGATGAATGCGCTGCGCATCGAAGGCAGCGCCGATTTCGCCGACGCCCTCGGCTTCGTCTTCCGCCACCTGCGTTGGGACGCCGAAGAAGACCTGTCGCGTATCTTCGGCGACATCGTCGCCCATCGCCTCGTTGCCGGCGCCCAAAGCGTCCGGCAGGTGCAGCAACGCGCGTTGAACGGCCTGACCGAGAACGTCGCCGAGTACCTCTCGCAGGAACAGCAGTTTCTCGCGACCCGAAACACGCTCGAACCTCATGCCGAGGCTTTGCAGGCGCTGCGCGACGATGTCGCGCGCCTCGAAAAGCGCATCGAACGCCTGGCGCGTCCGCCCCGCCGCTAG
- the ubiE gene encoding bifunctional demethylmenaquinone methyltransferase/2-methoxy-6-polyprenyl-1,4-benzoquinol methylase UbiE, whose protein sequence is MNDKTTHFGFETVAESEKHKKVAEVFSSVASKYDIMNDLMSMGLHRLWKAFAIQISGVGRGDRVLDVAGGTADLSLAFAKRVGREGQVWLTDINHAMLSRGRDRVFDKGYALPVAQCDAEKLPFPDNWFDCVTVAFGLRNMTHKDVALAEMRRVLRPGGRLLVLEFSKVWGPLSPAYDFYSFKILPWMGDKVANDADSYRYLAESIRMHPGQEELKTMMEGVGFKRVDYFNMTGGVVALHRGYKI, encoded by the coding sequence ATGAACGACAAGACCACCCACTTCGGCTTCGAAACCGTCGCCGAAAGCGAAAAGCACAAGAAGGTCGCCGAGGTCTTCTCCTCGGTCGCGAGCAAGTACGACATCATGAACGACCTGATGTCGATGGGCCTGCATCGCCTCTGGAAAGCCTTCGCAATCCAGATCTCGGGCGTCGGCCGCGGCGACCGCGTACTCGACGTCGCCGGCGGCACAGCCGACCTCTCACTCGCCTTCGCCAAGCGCGTCGGCCGCGAAGGCCAGGTCTGGCTCACCGACATCAATCACGCGATGCTATCGCGCGGACGCGACCGCGTCTTCGACAAGGGCTACGCGCTGCCGGTCGCCCAGTGCGACGCCGAGAAGCTGCCCTTCCCCGACAACTGGTTCGATTGCGTCACGGTTGCCTTCGGCCTGCGCAACATGACCCACAAGGACGTCGCGCTCGCCGAGATGCGCCGCGTGCTGCGTCCGGGCGGCCGCCTGCTGGTGCTCGAATTCTCCAAAGTCTGGGGCCCGCTGTCGCCGGCCTACGACTTCTACTCCTTCAAGATCCTCCCATGGATGGGCGACAAGGTCGCGAACGACGCCGACAGCTATCGCTATCTCGCGGAATCGATCCGCATGCATCCGGGCCAGGAAGAACTGAAGACCATGATGGAAGGCGTCGGCTTCAAGCGCGTCGATTACTTCAACATGACCGGTGGCGTCGTCGCACTGCACCGCGGCTACAAGATCTGA
- a CDS encoding gamma-butyrobetaine hydroxylase-like domain-containing protein, with amino-acid sequence MAGLDDTTPIPTALTLHRKSRILEIAFDDGAEFSLPFEFLRVYSPSAEVRGHGPGQEVLQAGKRDVDIDDLQPVGNYAVRPVFSDGHDSGLYSWDYLYTLGKQQDALWQQYLDRLAEAGASRDPALTPPPAPKHGCGHKH; translated from the coding sequence ATGGCCGGACTCGACGACACGACGCCCATCCCCACCGCGCTCACGCTGCACCGCAAGTCCCGCATCCTCGAGATCGCATTCGACGACGGTGCCGAATTCTCGCTGCCCTTCGAATTCCTCCGCGTCTATTCGCCGTCGGCCGAAGTCCGCGGCCACGGACCGGGCCAGGAAGTACTGCAGGCCGGCAAGCGCGACGTCGACATCGACGATCTGCAACCGGTCGGCAACTACGCGGTCCGGCCGGTCTTCTCGGACGGCCACGACAGCGGCCTGTATTCCTGGGACTACCTATACACGCTAGGAAAGCAGCAGGACGCGCTGTGGCAGCAATACCTCGATCGCCTCGCCGAAGCCGGCGCCAGCCGCGATCCCGCCCTCACTCCCCCGCCCGCGCCGAAGCACGGCTGCGGCCACAAGCACTGA
- the phoB gene encoding phosphate regulon transcriptional regulator PhoB: MAANILVVEDEPAIQELIAANLGRAGHNVVRALDAETAQRIVREALPDLVLLDWMLPGMPGIELARRLRADERTRDIPIIMLTARGEEQDRVAGLEMGADDYITKPFSPRELVARIKAVLRRRAPQTTEDLVELGGLRLDPATHRVSCGDRPVALGPTEFRLLHFLMTHPERVHSRAQLLDQVWGDHVFVEERTVDVHVRRLRAALEETGHHLLIQTVRGSGYRFSVQPDSASV, translated from the coding sequence ATGGCTGCAAACATACTGGTTGTGGAAGACGAGCCCGCGATTCAGGAGCTGATCGCTGCGAACCTCGGCCGCGCCGGACATAACGTGGTGCGTGCGCTGGACGCCGAGACTGCACAGCGCATCGTGCGCGAAGCGCTGCCCGATCTGGTGCTGCTCGACTGGATGCTTCCCGGCATGCCGGGGATCGAGCTGGCCCGCCGCCTACGTGCGGACGAGCGTACCCGCGATATCCCGATCATCATGCTGACCGCGCGCGGCGAGGAGCAGGATCGCGTGGCCGGCCTGGAGATGGGGGCCGACGATTACATCACCAAACCCTTCAGCCCCCGCGAACTGGTCGCACGCATCAAGGCGGTGTTGCGTCGCCGGGCTCCGCAGACGACCGAGGATTTGGTCGAACTGGGCGGTCTGCGTTTGGATCCGGCGACGCACCGCGTCAGCTGCGGTGATCGGCCGGTTGCGTTGGGGCCGACCGAGTTCCGCCTGCTGCATTTCCTGATGACGCATCCCGAGCGCGTGCATTCGCGAGCGCAACTGCTCGATCAGGTGTGGGGCGACCACGTGTTCGTGGAGGAGCGTACGGTCGACGTGCACGTGCGCCGCCTGCGGGCGGCGCTCGAGGAGACCGGTCACCACCTGCTGATCCAGACGGTGCGCGGCAGCGGCTACCGTTTTTCCGTGCAGCCCGACTCGGCCAGCGTGTAG
- the phoR gene encoding phosphate regulon sensor histidine kinase PhoR, with translation MIGLLALVAIAMALADDEVTGLVVFSGGLLILFGYHLRKLERLAQWTLEPVGAPLPSAMGIWRRAFRELERRSREAHEARERLTSALDRFHDASHAMPDGVLYLSGSDRIEWLNRKAEQHFGLHAMRDQGLQVTTIVREPEFVRFLQAGDYRDALVLNSSRHPGLTLLVQVVPFGEGQKMVVSRDVSQLEKLETMRRDFIANVSHELRTPLTVVSGFLETLIDGFDDFEREDVQHFLQLALDQSLRMQALIGDLLTLSALETGAPAPAEERVPVAVLLHSIAHDARVLSNGRHEIAVDLGDEDECGILLGSEKELRSAFANLANNAVRYTPDGGRICLSWRRGPGGGEFSVQDNGIGIDPVHIPRLTERFYRVDRGRSRETGGTGLGLAIVKHILSRHHAELRIESEPGKGSRFSAVFPASRVRAGIRSARS, from the coding sequence TTGATCGGACTGCTCGCGCTCGTCGCGATCGCGATGGCCTTGGCGGACGACGAGGTCACCGGGCTCGTGGTTTTCAGCGGCGGGCTGCTGATCCTGTTCGGCTACCATTTGCGCAAGCTCGAGCGCCTCGCGCAATGGACGCTCGAACCGGTGGGTGCTCCTTTGCCGTCCGCAATGGGAATCTGGCGCCGGGCTTTCCGCGAGCTCGAGCGCCGCTCCCGCGAGGCACATGAGGCGCGCGAACGGCTGACAAGCGCGCTGGATCGCTTCCACGACGCGAGTCACGCGATGCCGGACGGTGTGCTCTACCTGTCTGGCAGCGATCGTATCGAATGGCTGAACCGCAAGGCTGAGCAGCATTTCGGTCTGCACGCTATGCGCGACCAGGGGCTGCAGGTGACGACGATCGTGCGCGAACCGGAGTTCGTTCGCTTCCTGCAGGCCGGCGATTACCGCGACGCGCTGGTGCTCAACTCGTCCCGCCATCCGGGACTGACCTTGCTGGTGCAGGTCGTGCCCTTCGGTGAGGGACAGAAGATGGTGGTGTCGCGCGACGTGAGTCAGCTCGAGAAGCTCGAGACGATGCGCCGCGACTTCATCGCGAACGTGTCGCACGAGCTGAGAACGCCGCTGACCGTCGTGAGCGGCTTTCTCGAGACGCTGATCGACGGTTTCGATGATTTCGAGCGGGAGGATGTCCAGCACTTCCTGCAACTGGCGCTCGACCAGTCGCTGCGCATGCAGGCGCTGATCGGCGATCTGCTGACGCTGTCGGCGCTCGAAACGGGGGCGCCGGCGCCGGCGGAGGAGCGGGTGCCTGTCGCGGTGCTGTTGCATAGCATCGCCCACGACGCGCGTGTGTTGTCGAACGGCCGTCACGAGATCGCGGTCGACCTCGGCGACGAAGACGAATGCGGCATCTTGCTGGGGAGCGAGAAGGAGTTGCGTTCGGCCTTCGCCAACCTTGCCAACAACGCGGTGCGCTATACGCCGGACGGCGGACGGATCTGCCTGTCGTGGCGGCGAGGACCGGGAGGCGGGGAGTTTTCAGTCCAGGATAACGGCATAGGCATCGACCCCGTGCACATCCCGCGCCTGACCGAGCGCTTCTACCGCGTGGATCGCGGGCGTTCGCGCGAGACGGGCGGCACCGGGCTGGGGCTGGCGATCGTCAAGCACATCCTGTCGCGTCATCACGCGGAGCTGCGCATCGAGAGCGAGCCTGGTAAGGGCAGCCGTTTCAGTGCCGTCTTCCCGGCGTCGCGCGTGCGCGCAGGCATCAGATCTGCTCGTAGCTGA
- a CDS encoding HIT family protein → MDCPLCPATQETVLWRDGSCRVILIDDPDYPGFCRVVWNVHVAEMTDLTASEQRHLLNVVLATEAALRQLMRPDKINLASFGNVVPHLHWHVIPRFADDRHFPQPVWGTPEREGTRRAVPSIELLAHTIVATLTEQTAG, encoded by the coding sequence ATCGATTGCCCTCTGTGCCCGGCCACGCAGGAAACCGTCCTCTGGCGCGACGGCAGCTGCCGGGTCATCCTGATCGACGACCCCGACTACCCCGGCTTCTGCCGCGTCGTCTGGAATGTGCATGTGGCGGAGATGACCGACCTCACCGCCTCCGAGCAGCGCCACTTGCTCAACGTCGTGCTCGCGACCGAAGCCGCGCTGCGCCAACTGATGCGCCCCGACAAGATCAACCTCGCGAGCTTCGGCAATGTCGTGCCGCACTTGCACTGGCACGTCATCCCGCGCTTCGCCGACGACCGCCACTTCCCGCAGCCCGTGTGGGGGACGCCCGAGCGCGAAGGCACGCGCCGCGCTGTCCCGTCGATCGAACTGCTCGCGCACACCATCGTCGCGACGCTGACCGAGCAGACCGCCGGATGA
- a CDS encoding class II glutamine amidotransferase, with translation MCQLLGMNSNVPTDICFSFAGFRVRGGATDEHRDGWGIAFFEGRGVRVFLDPQPSIESPIAELVRSYPIRSLNVIAHIRKATQGTVTLDNTHPFQRELWGQYWIFAHNGNLADYTPAFNGRFLPVGNTDSESAFCDILQHLADAFPDGPPSASALHEALRRLAIRIGHHGPFNFLLSNGERLFAHCATRLAYIIRQAPFTVAHLSDEDLTVDFSQLTTPADRVAIIATTPLTDNEVWLTIAPGTLLSFRHGERESLGETATFARPGPTIA, from the coding sequence ATGTGCCAGCTCCTCGGAATGAACAGCAACGTCCCGACGGACATCTGCTTCTCGTTCGCCGGTTTCCGCGTCCGCGGCGGGGCGACCGACGAGCACCGCGACGGCTGGGGCATCGCATTCTTCGAGGGGCGCGGCGTACGCGTCTTCCTCGATCCCCAGCCCAGCATCGAGTCGCCGATTGCCGAGCTCGTCCGCAGCTATCCGATCCGCTCGCTGAACGTCATCGCGCACATCCGCAAGGCCACCCAGGGCACGGTGACGCTCGACAACACCCACCCTTTCCAGCGCGAACTGTGGGGCCAGTACTGGATCTTCGCGCACAACGGCAACCTCGCCGACTACACGCCGGCTTTCAACGGACGCTTCCTGCCGGTCGGCAACACCGACTCCGAAAGCGCCTTCTGCGACATCCTGCAGCACCTGGCCGACGCCTTCCCCGACGGCCCGCCCTCCGCCTCGGCGCTGCACGAGGCCTTGCGCCGGCTCGCGATCCGCATCGGCCACCACGGCCCCTTCAACTTCCTGCTGTCGAACGGCGAGCGTCTGTTCGCACACTGCGCGACACGGCTCGCCTACATCATCCGCCAGGCGCCCTTCACCGTCGCGCACCTCTCCGACGAGGACCTCACCGTCGACTTCAGCCAGCTCACGACACCCGCCGACCGTGTCGCGATCATCGCCACCACGCCACTGACCGACAACGAGGTCTGGCTGACCATCGCGCCCGGCACCCTCCTCTCGTTCCGCCACGGCGAACGCGAGTCCCTCGGCGAAACGGCCACGTTCGCACGGCCGGGTCCAACGATCGCCTGA
- the gatB gene encoding Asp-tRNA(Asn)/Glu-tRNA(Gln) amidotransferase subunit GatB, translated as MSRTDWEVVIGLEVHAQLNTASKIFSGASTAFGAEPNVQACAVDIALPGVLPVLNRGAVERAIRFGLAIGAEVAPKSVFARKNYFYPDLPKGYQISQFELPVVQGGAITIRVGEGDKAYEKTVQLTRAHLEEDAGKSLHEDFHGMSGIDLNRAGTPLLEIVSEPDMRSSAEAVAYARALHALVRWIDICDGNMQEGSFRCDANVSVRRPGGPLGTRREIKNLNSFRFLQQAIDYEVQWQIDTIEDGGKIQQATVLFDPDTGETRMMRSKEDAHDYRYFPDPDLLPLVISQDWKTRVQSEMPELPAAMKARFIDQWSLSAYDATTLTASKEVATFFQATVDAAGVALAKPCANWVMGDLAARLNKAELDIAASPVSPAQLAGLVARITDGTISNNIGKKVFEALWNGEGESADAIIEAQGLRQTNDAGAIEAMIDEVLAANQKSVDEFRAGKEKAFNALVGQVMKASKGKANPAQVNELLKRKLEG; from the coding sequence ATGAGCAGAACGGATTGGGAAGTCGTCATCGGCCTGGAAGTCCACGCCCAACTCAACACCGCCTCGAAGATTTTCTCCGGCGCCAGTACCGCCTTTGGCGCCGAGCCGAACGTACAGGCCTGTGCCGTCGACATCGCACTGCCCGGCGTGCTGCCGGTGCTCAACCGCGGCGCCGTCGAACGCGCGATCCGCTTCGGACTCGCAATCGGCGCCGAAGTCGCGCCGAAGAGCGTGTTCGCGCGCAAGAACTACTTCTATCCGGACCTCCCGAAGGGCTATCAGATCAGCCAGTTCGAGCTGCCGGTCGTGCAGGGCGGCGCAATCACGATCCGCGTCGGCGAAGGCGACAAGGCGTATGAAAAGACCGTGCAGCTGACCCGCGCCCACCTCGAGGAAGACGCCGGCAAATCGCTGCACGAAGACTTCCACGGCATGAGCGGCATCGACCTCAACCGTGCCGGCACACCGCTCCTCGAGATCGTCTCCGAGCCCGACATGCGTTCCTCGGCCGAGGCCGTCGCCTACGCCCGCGCGCTGCACGCGCTCGTGCGCTGGATCGACATCTGCGACGGCAACATGCAGGAAGGCTCCTTCCGCTGCGACGCCAACGTTTCCGTGCGCCGCCCCGGCGGCCCCCTCGGCACGCGCCGCGAGATCAAGAACCTGAACTCCTTCCGCTTCCTGCAGCAGGCGATCGACTACGAGGTCCAGTGGCAGATCGACACCATCGAGGACGGCGGCAAGATCCAGCAGGCGACCGTGCTCTTCGACCCCGACACCGGCGAGACGCGCATGATGCGTTCGAAGGAAGACGCGCACGACTACCGCTACTTCCCCGACCCCGACCTGCTGCCGCTCGTGATCTCGCAAGACTGGAAGACGCGCGTGCAGAGTGAAATGCCCGAGTTGCCCGCCGCGATGAAGGCCCGCTTCATCGATCAGTGGAGCCTCTCGGCCTACGACGCGACGACGCTGACCGCCTCCAAGGAGGTTGCGACCTTCTTCCAGGCCACCGTCGATGCCGCCGGCGTCGCGCTCGCCAAGCCCTGCGCCAACTGGGTCATGGGCGATCTCGCCGCGCGCCTGAACAAGGCCGAACTCGATATCGCCGCGTCCCCGGTGTCGCCGGCGCAGCTCGCGGGACTGGTCGCGCGCATCACCGACGGCACGATTTCGAACAATATCGGCAAGAAAGTGTTCGAAGCCTTGTGGAACGGCGAAGGTGAGAGCGCCGACGCGATCATCGAAGCCCAAGGCCTGCGCCAGACCAACGACGCCGGAGCGATCGAGGCGATGATCGACGAAGTGCTCGCGGCGAACCAAAAATCGGTCGACGAATTCCGCGCCGGCAAGGAAAAGGCCTTCAACGCACTGGTCGGCCAAGTCATGAAGGCGAGCAAGGGCAAGGCCAACCCTGCGCAGGTGAATGAACTCTTGAAACGCAAGCTAGAAGGCTAA
- the gatA gene encoding Asp-tRNA(Asn)/Glu-tRNA(Gln) amidotransferase subunit GatA, protein MINASLTELRAALDAKKISSVELATLFLDRVESRNATLNAFITVDRNGAIKAAQAADERIAAGNAGPLTGIPLAHKDVFCTEGLLTTCGSKMLSNFVSPYDAHVVSLLKTAGAVTLGKTNMDEFAMGSSNENSHYGPVKNPWDTTRIPGGSSGGSAVAVAARLAPIATGTDTGGSVRQPAAHTGVTGIKPTYGIVSRYGMIAYASSLDQGGAFGASAADCAQLLTAMAGFDERDSTSLDRPAEDYTRELSASASGDKPLAGLRIGLPREFFAEGMADDVRAAVDAALDEYRKLGATTVEVSLPNAKLAIPAYYVIAPAEASSNLSRFDGVRYGHRAAEYRDLAEMYAKSRAEGFGAEVKRRILVGTYVLSHGYYDAYYLQAQKLRRLIAQDFQAAFQQCDVIAGPTSPTTAWAIGEKADDPVQMYLSDIYTIAVNLAGLPGLSHPCGFGAGKLPVGLQLIGDYFGESRLLATAHRFQQATDWHLRRPG, encoded by the coding sequence ATGATCAACGCCAGCCTCACTGAATTGCGCGCCGCGCTCGACGCAAAGAAGATCTCCAGCGTCGAACTCGCGACCCTCTTCCTCGACCGCGTCGAGAGCCGAAACGCCACCCTCAACGCCTTCATCACCGTCGACCGTAACGGCGCGATCAAGGCCGCCCAGGCCGCCGACGAGCGCATCGCCGCCGGCAACGCCGGTCCGCTGACCGGCATCCCGCTCGCGCACAAGGATGTCTTCTGCACCGAAGGCCTGCTCACGACCTGCGGCTCGAAGATGCTGTCGAATTTCGTCAGCCCCTACGACGCCCACGTGGTCAGCCTGCTCAAGACCGCCGGTGCGGTCACGCTTGGCAAGACCAACATGGACGAGTTCGCGATGGGCTCGTCGAACGAGAACTCGCACTACGGCCCGGTCAAGAACCCGTGGGACACGACGCGCATTCCGGGCGGCTCGTCCGGCGGCTCGGCCGTCGCCGTCGCCGCGCGCTTGGCCCCGATTGCAACCGGCACGGACACCGGCGGCTCGGTGCGCCAGCCCGCCGCCCACACCGGCGTCACCGGCATCAAGCCGACCTACGGCATCGTCAGCCGCTACGGCATGATCGCCTACGCGAGCTCGCTCGACCAGGGCGGCGCCTTCGGGGCCTCGGCCGCCGACTGCGCCCAACTCCTGACTGCGATGGCGGGCTTCGACGAACGCGACTCGACGAGCCTCGACCGCCCCGCCGAAGACTACACGCGCGAACTTTCCGCCTCCGCCTCGGGCGACAAGCCACTCGCCGGCCTGCGCATCGGCCTGCCGCGCGAATTCTTCGCCGAAGGCATGGCCGACGACGTGCGCGCTGCGGTCGATGCCGCGCTCGACGAATATCGCAAGCTCGGCGCGACCACCGTCGAGGTGAGCCTACCGAACGCCAAGCTCGCGATCCCCGCCTACTACGTGATCGCCCCGGCTGAAGCCTCGAGCAACCTGTCGCGCTTCGACGGCGTGCGCTACGGCCACCGTGCCGCCGAATACCGCGACCTCGCCGAGATGTACGCGAAGAGCCGCGCCGAAGGCTTCGGCGCCGAGGTCAAGCGCCGCATCCTCGTCGGCACCTACGTGCTCTCGCACGGCTACTACGACGCCTACTACCTGCAGGCGCAGAAGCTGCGCCGGCTGATCGCGCAGGATTTCCAGGCCGCCTTCCAGCAGTGCGACGTGATCGCCGGCCCGACCAGCCCGACCACCGCGTGGGCGATCGGCGAAAAGGCCGACGATCCGGTGCAGATGTACCTGTCGGATATCTATACGATCGCCGTGAACCTCGCCGGCCTGCCCGGCCTGTCGCACCCCTGCGGCTTCGGCGCCGGGAAGCTGCCGGTCGGCCTGCAGTTGATCGGCGACTACTTCGGCGAATCGCGCCTGCTCGCGACCGCGCACCGCTTCCAGCAGGCGACCGACTGGCACCTGCGTCGCCCGGGCTGA
- the gatC gene encoding Asp-tRNA(Asn)/Glu-tRNA(Gln) amidotransferase subunit GatC, whose product MSLSPEQVRRIAGLARIELADDDVEATRAKLNGIFGLIEQMQAVDTSGVEPMSHPQDLAQRLRDDVATETDRREAFQAVAPQTEGGLYLVPKVIE is encoded by the coding sequence ATGTCGCTTTCTCCTGAACAGGTCCGGCGCATCGCCGGACTCGCGCGGATCGAACTGGCCGACGACGACGTCGAAGCCACGCGCGCCAAGCTGAATGGCATTTTCGGCCTGATCGAACAGATGCAGGCGGTCGACACCAGCGGCGTCGAGCCGATGAGCCACCCGCAGGATCTCGCCCAGCGCCTGCGCGACGACGTCGCCACCGAAACCGACCGCCGCGAGGCCTTCCAGGCTGTCGCGCCGCAGACCGAAGGCGGCCTCTACCTGGTCCCCAAGGTCATCGAGTAA
- a CDS encoding rod shape-determining protein, with the protein MFGFLRSYFSNDLAIDLGTANTLIYVRGKGIVLDEPSVVAIRTEGGPNAKRTIQAVGHAAKQMLGKTPGNITAIRPMKDGVIADFVVTEQMIKQFIKRVHDSRMFSPSPRIIICVPCGSTQVERRAIRDAALAAGASQVYLIEEPMAAAIGAGLPVSDATGSMVVDIGGGTTEVGVISLGGMVYAGSVRVGGDKFDDSIVNYIRRNYGMLIGDTTAENIKKEIGSAFPGSEVREMEVKGRNLAEGIPRSFTISSNEILEALTEPLNQIVSAVKIALEQTPPELGADIADRGMVLTGGGALLRDLDRLLMEETGLPVIVAEEPLTCVARGCGMALEKMDKLGSIFASE; encoded by the coding sequence ATGTTTGGTTTCCTGCGTTCCTATTTTTCCAACGATCTGGCCATCGACCTTGGTACCGCGAACACATTGATCTACGTGCGCGGCAAGGGCATCGTGCTGGACGAGCCCTCGGTGGTGGCGATCCGCACCGAAGGCGGTCCGAACGCCAAGCGCACGATCCAGGCGGTCGGGCATGCGGCGAAACAGATGCTGGGCAAGACCCCGGGCAACATCACGGCGATCCGGCCGATGAAGGATGGCGTGATCGCCGACTTCGTTGTGACCGAGCAGATGATCAAGCAGTTCATCAAACGGGTGCACGATTCGCGCATGTTCTCGCCGAGCCCGAGGATCATCATCTGCGTGCCCTGCGGTTCGACCCAGGTCGAGCGCCGTGCGATCCGCGACGCGGCCCTCGCGGCGGGCGCCTCCCAGGTCTACCTGATCGAGGAGCCGATGGCGGCGGCGATCGGCGCGGGCCTGCCGGTATCGGACGCGACCGGCTCGATGGTGGTCGATATCGGCGGCGGCACGACCGAAGTCGGCGTGATCTCGCTCGGCGGCATGGTCTACGCCGGTTCCGTGCGCGTCGGCGGCGACAAGTTCGACGATTCGATCGTCAACTACATCCGCCGCAACTACGGCATGCTGATCGGCGACACGACCGCCGAGAACATCAAGAAGGAAATCGGCTCGGCCTTCCCCGGTTCGGAAGTGCGCGAGATGGAAGTCAAGGGGCGTAACCTCGCCGAAGGCATTCCGCGCAGCTTCACGATCTCGTCGAACGAAATCCTCGAGGCGCTGACCGAACCGCTGAACCAGATCGTCTCGGCGGTGAAGATCGCCCTCGAACAAACCCCGCCCGAACTGGGTGCCGACATTGCCGATCGCGGCATGGTACTGACCGGCGGTGGCGCGCTGCTGCGCGACCTCGACCGCCTGCTGATGGAAGAAACGGGGTTGCCGGTGATTGTCGCCGAGGAGCCGCTCACCTGCGTCGCGCGGGGTTGCGGCATGGCGCTGGAGAAGATGGACAAGCTGGGCTCCATCTTCGCCTCCGAGTAA
- the mreC gene encoding rod shape-determining protein MreC, with product MSLVGHQAPPIFRQGPTPLVRLFLFVSVCLVLLVADLRFRYLEVVRQALSVATYPLQVAAAAPADFLRNAAVYFATLVDVQKENAMLRQSQVEAAQRLLRFDQIEEENRHLRAMLDMSQALGSRSVAAEILYDAPDPFSRKVILNRGSQQGIEAGMAVVNEQGMIGQVSRVYPVQAEVTLLTDKDQAVPVVVSRNGLRGVLTGAGQGRLELRFTLSGADIKPGDRLVTSGLDGLFMPGLPVADVVSVDRDSPTFAAVVCEPVAGVERTTQVLVLTRAELPPPRPAPEPEAAPTRPRKKVR from the coding sequence ATGTCGCTGGTCGGCCACCAGGCCCCTCCTATATTCCGGCAAGGACCCACGCCGCTCGTGCGGTTGTTCCTGTTCGTGTCCGTGTGTCTGGTGCTGCTCGTCGCCGACCTGCGCTTCCGTTATCTCGAAGTCGTGCGCCAGGCTTTGTCGGTGGCGACCTATCCGCTGCAGGTCGCGGCCGCCGCGCCGGCGGATTTCCTTCGCAATGCAGCGGTTTATTTCGCGACGCTGGTCGACGTGCAGAAGGAGAATGCGATGCTGCGCCAGAGCCAGGTCGAGGCGGCGCAGCGCCTGCTGCGTTTCGACCAAATCGAGGAAGAGAACCGTCATCTGCGTGCGATGCTCGACATGTCTCAGGCGCTCGGTTCGCGCAGCGTGGCCGCGGAAATCCTCTATGACGCGCCCGACCCCTTCTCGCGCAAGGTGATCCTCAACCGCGGCAGTCAGCAAGGCATCGAGGCCGGCATGGCGGTCGTGAACGAACAGGGCATGATCGGGCAGGTGAGCCGCGTCTATCCGGTGCAGGCCGAAGTGACGCTCCTGACCGACAAGGACCAGGCGGTGCCGGTGGTCGTGTCGCGCAACGGCTTGCGCGGCGTGCTGACCGGGGCCGGGCAGGGACGGCTGGAGCTGCGCTTCACGCTGTCCGGCGCGGACATCAAGCCCGGCGACCGCCTCGTGACCTCGGGGCTCGACGGGCTCTTCATGCCCGGCTTGCCGGTTGCGGACGTCGTGAGTGTCGACCGCGATTCGCCGACTTTCGCCGCGGTCGTCTGCGAGCCGGTGGCGGGCGTCGAGCGCACGACCCAGGTGCTGGTGCTGACGCGCGCCGAGCTGCCGCCGCCGCGTCCCGCCCCCGAACCCGAAGCCGCCCCGACGCGTCCGCGCAAGAAGGTTCGCTGA